The segment TCCTTTTCAAACCAATGAAGTAGATCATCTTGAAATTGTTCAATGTTAAAGTTTTCTAAAATATTGTCATAATATTTCACGATATACCTCCTAGATGTTACACTAAAGATGAAATTGATACCTAGCTAACAATAGCCCAACTGTGGATATTTTTTAACCCACCATCGACAAACTTTTCAAATTGACCAAAAATAGAATGATTTTTTTGCTTACGAACTTTTCGAAGTGCAAAATAATGAGATCTTGTAGGAAGATAAAATGATTCAATATAACCGCTAGAAGTTCTATACCATTCAATCTTTGCTGCTTCAAATTCTGTTAGAAAGAATAACACATCCTCCATAACTTGTTCATATTGATAAATATGGAGATCATTTATAGGATACTCAACAAACATCTTTAAGCTTACTTCCATTAAAAAAACCCCTTTAGAAATCTTGGTATTTGGTTACATTAAATAAGAATAGAGCAAAACCAATATGTTTGTATTATTGACATGTTCTTCTGTTCCCCAGAAACGTTCAAATGCCATATAATATTCCATTAAGGAGGATCAAGATTGGATACTGGAACACATATAGTTATGGGAATTGCTATCGGTGGTTTAGCAACACTTGATCCGATAGCAGGAGCTGATTCAATAACTGCACAAGGCATCATGATAGGAGCTATTGTTGGCTCACTTGCACCCGATCTAGATACAATATTGAAATTTAACAATGCAAAATACATTCGAAATCACCGAGGCATTACACATTCTATTCCTGCGGTATTACTATGGCCTTTGTTAATCACTTTCGTTTTATATTTTATATTTCCTAGTGGGAATGCGCTACATATATGGATTTGGACATTTCTAGCTGTAATCCTCCATGTTTTTGTCGACATTTTTAATGCTTATGGGACACAAGCTCTGCGACCTTTTACAAAAAAATGGGTTGCTCTAGGCGTAATAAATACCTTCGACCCTTTTATATTCATTATGCATATTCTTGGTATTTTCGTATGGAAGCTAGGAGCCTATCCAGGTTATACTTTTTTGACAATGTATATGATAATTGCTATCTACTACGTGATACGACTGATTAAACAGCGACAAATTACTAACTCGATTTTAAAACATCATAAAGATGTCGAAAGTATAACAATATCTCCTACATTTAAATTTAATCAATGGCATTTGGCTATAGCTACAAAAAATAACTTTTATGTAGCAAGAGCTATGGATGATGATATTATTTTACATGATAAATATGAAAAGCATCCTGTTCCTAATTCACCGATCATTGATGCTGCCAAAAAAGATGAAAACTTGTCAGCATTTTTATCATTCTCACCTATTTATCGTTGGGTAATCAATGAGTTTGATGATTATTACGAAGTAAAATTTATTGATTTACGGTATCGTAGCAAAGGACATTACCCATTCGTCGCAGTTGTTCAACTTGATTTAGACTTAAATATAATAAGCTCATATACAGGATGGGTATTTAGTGATCAAAAGCTTAGAAAAAAATTAAACATGATGACATACTAAGCTAGAACTTCTAAAAGGGTCAAACTTCACACTTTTCAAAAAAGTTGTCACGTCTGACCCTTCCCCAAGCTGTTGTAAAAATTAGTAGAAAAAAGAAAACCGTCTATTATTTGTTTATCCACATATTTTCATTTCTACTCATACATATGCCCCGTGTATCTCCTCATACTAATAATGTGTTCCTGAACACATCTATAATTAGGAGGTGGAGAGATTTGGTAAGAAATAAAACGACAGGATTTCCCAATCAAAACAACCAAAAGTTCGAAGGAGAACCACGTGCGAAAG is part of the Cytobacillus sp. IB215665 genome and harbors:
- a CDS encoding metal-dependent hydrolase, which codes for MDTGTHIVMGIAIGGLATLDPIAGADSITAQGIMIGAIVGSLAPDLDTILKFNNAKYIRNHRGITHSIPAVLLWPLLITFVLYFIFPSGNALHIWIWTFLAVILHVFVDIFNAYGTQALRPFTKKWVALGVINTFDPFIFIMHILGIFVWKLGAYPGYTFLTMYMIIAIYYVIRLIKQRQITNSILKHHKDVESITISPTFKFNQWHLAIATKNNFYVARAMDDDIILHDKYEKHPVPNSPIIDAAKKDENLSAFLSFSPIYRWVINEFDDYYEVKFIDLRYRSKGHYPFVAVVQLDLDLNIISSYTGWVFSDQKLRKKLNMMTY